The following are encoded together in the Candidatus Dependentiae bacterium genome:
- the ftsW gene encoding putative lipid II flippase FtsW, whose product MIENKKHTGLTVFVALIIIFVFIGLVFIYSSSSVYAGERFGLGHYFVKKQLMGCVLGAVGLLSFRFLPLHFIKKCTPLAFYASLILTGLTLVPKIGQSIHGSHRWIKLGGFSFQPSEMLKIAFLLYFAYLLDKKQYRLSSLIYGYLPLLCVLGVTSAILLKQPDFGQTVTLCITAFMLLFLADCNPKHLAATAGTLVPIGLILVVLKPYRLKRILTFLNPWADPRGAGFQIIQSLIAIGSGNLTGVGIAHSKQKFFYLPMQHTDFIFSIIAEETGFMGSTVLVGLYVAFLYYGLRLAQQCKTNFTFYVVAGFVLLTSLQAFVNISVATGLMPTKGLGLPFISYGVSALLSNLCMLGIVINCVTTPKESIDL is encoded by the coding sequence ATGATCGAAAACAAAAAACATACTGGTTTAACTGTTTTTGTAGCGCTTATCATTATTTTTGTTTTTATAGGACTAGTATTTATTTATTCATCAAGCTCAGTATATGCTGGTGAGCGTTTTGGACTAGGTCATTATTTTGTAAAAAAACAACTTATGGGATGCGTTTTAGGTGCTGTTGGACTATTGTCTTTCCGTTTTTTACCTTTACATTTTATAAAAAAATGTACTCCACTAGCTTTTTATGCATCACTGATTCTTACAGGCCTTACGTTGGTTCCTAAAATTGGGCAATCAATTCATGGATCTCACCGTTGGATTAAACTTGGTGGCTTTAGCTTTCAGCCAAGCGAAATGCTTAAAATAGCTTTTTTACTTTATTTTGCTTATTTACTTGATAAAAAACAGTACCGTCTTTCTTCGCTTATCTATGGCTATCTCCCTCTTTTATGCGTTCTAGGTGTGACTTCTGCTATACTACTTAAACAGCCTGATTTTGGTCAAACCGTTACGTTATGCATTACTGCTTTTATGCTTTTATTTTTAGCTGATTGTAATCCAAAACATTTAGCTGCCACGGCCGGAACGTTAGTTCCTATAGGCTTGATTCTAGTAGTACTTAAGCCCTACCGCCTTAAACGCATTTTAACTTTCTTAAATCCATGGGCTGATCCGCGAGGTGCTGGATTTCAAATTATTCAGTCTCTTATTGCTATAGGATCAGGCAATCTTACGGGTGTTGGAATAGCACACTCAAAACAAAAGTTTTTTTATCTACCTATGCAACATACAGATTTTATTTTTTCTATTATTGCTGAAGAAACAGGCTTTATGGGTTCAACAGTACTTGTAGGCCTCTATGTAGCTTTTCTTTACTATGGCTTACGATTAGCTCAACAGTGTAAAACAAACTTTACTTTTTATGTTGTTGCTGGGTTTGTTTTACTTACAAGCCTACAAGCGTTTGTTAATATATCGGTGGCTACAGGCCTTATGCCAACTAAAGGGCTTGGATTACCTTTTATTAGCTACGGTGTTTCAGCACTTCTTTCTAACTTATGCATGCTTGGTATTGTTATAAATTGTGTTACAACACCTAAAGAATCTATTGACCTCTAA